In Prescottella soli, a genomic segment contains:
- a CDS encoding polysaccharide biosynthesis tyrosine autokinase → MEVQDYLRVMQTRWRIIALATLVGVLVALGASLVATPMYQASARLFVSTSSGASVNEVYQGNLFSQQRVASYTKLLTGTTLAQRTLDKLDVPGMTAPQLSSKVKATSTPDTVLIDLKLTDASPERARDLANALADEFVVMADGLETLEPGKPPMARVVVEQHATTPTDPVSPRTKRNLLLGFAVGLLGGIALAILRDRLDNTVKSREVLDELAGVGLVGSVPFDKEREQKAAIAFHDGYSGSAEAFRELRTNLQFLEVDNPPRVISITSSLPGEGKTTTAINLSLAIAEAGFSVCLVDADLRRPRVAKYLDLIGSVGMSTVLAGQADLDDVLQSTSFANVSVLASGPLPPNPSELLGSTHAGKLLDDLRSKFDFVVIDASPLLPVTDAAVLAAKVDGSLVVVRHGKTKRDQVSRAIGNLRSVGATVLGTILTMTPSKGKGAYEYKYYYESDGASVPELEKAVEPPTPVRS, encoded by the coding sequence ATGGAAGTACAGGACTACCTGCGCGTAATGCAGACGCGTTGGCGGATCATCGCGTTGGCAACGCTCGTCGGTGTGCTCGTTGCTCTGGGCGCATCGCTCGTGGCGACGCCGATGTACCAGGCGTCGGCCAGGCTTTTCGTATCCACGTCCTCCGGGGCATCGGTCAACGAGGTGTACCAGGGCAACCTCTTCTCGCAGCAGCGTGTCGCGTCATACACCAAACTTTTGACCGGTACGACGCTCGCGCAGCGCACCCTCGACAAGCTCGACGTGCCGGGCATGACGGCCCCGCAACTGTCGAGCAAGGTCAAGGCGACGTCTACGCCCGACACCGTGCTGATCGACCTCAAGCTGACCGATGCCTCCCCGGAACGCGCCCGGGACCTGGCGAACGCCCTCGCCGACGAATTCGTGGTGATGGCAGACGGACTCGAGACGCTCGAGCCGGGCAAGCCGCCGATGGCGCGGGTCGTGGTGGAGCAGCACGCGACGACGCCCACCGACCCGGTGAGCCCCAGGACCAAGCGCAACCTGTTGCTCGGTTTCGCTGTCGGCCTCCTGGGCGGCATCGCGCTGGCGATCCTCCGCGACCGCCTGGACAACACGGTCAAGAGCCGTGAGGTGCTCGACGAGCTCGCCGGCGTCGGCCTGGTGGGCAGCGTGCCGTTCGACAAGGAGCGGGAACAGAAGGCTGCCATCGCTTTCCACGACGGGTATTCGGGCAGTGCGGAGGCGTTCCGGGAGCTGCGGACGAATCTGCAGTTCCTCGAGGTCGACAACCCGCCGCGCGTCATCTCGATCACCAGTTCGCTTCCGGGCGAGGGCAAGACGACGACGGCGATCAACCTGTCGCTCGCGATCGCCGAGGCCGGCTTCTCGGTGTGCCTGGTGGACGCGGATCTGCGCCGGCCCCGTGTTGCGAAGTACCTGGACTTGATCGGTTCGGTCGGTATGAGCACCGTCCTTGCGGGACAGGCAGACCTGGACGACGTCCTGCAGTCGACGTCGTTCGCCAACGTCTCTGTGCTGGCGTCGGGTCCGTTGCCGCCGAACCCGAGCGAGCTGCTGGGTTCGACGCACGCGGGGAAGCTGCTCGACGACCTGCGGTCGAAGTTCGACTTCGTCGTCATCGACGCGTCGCCGCTGTTGCCGGTGACGGACGCGGCCGTGCTGGCGGCGAAGGTCGACGGATCGCTGGTCGTGGTGCGGCACGGCAAGACGAAGCGCGATCAGGTGTCGCGCGCGATCGGCAACCTGCGCAGTGTCGGAGCCACCGTCCTCGGCACGATCCTGACCATGACCCCGTCCAAGGGCAAGGGCGCGTACGAGTACAAGTACTACTACGAGTCCGACGGAGCAAGCGTCCCCGAGTTGGAGAAGGCCGTCGAGCCTCCGACTCCCGTCCGCAGTTAG
- a CDS encoding alpha/beta hydrolase, whose amino-acid sequence MRSSRVERARVLAAAVVVSAASLLAVPAAASAASGTTAAANATGAHLVSSTENSDRKVTISVYSPSMDRDIPLEVIRPADRSQPRPTLYLLNGAGGGEDSATWQRRTDVMDFFEDKNVNVVTPLEGAFSYYTDWQKDDPTLGRQKWQTFLLEELPPVVDAEFGTDEVQSIAAISMTATSVLNLAIAKPGFYRSVGSYSGCAETSTWAGQNAIQAVTGIRGGADISNMWGPLDGPGWAENDPVVNAEKLRGTELYITSASGLPGPHETLDGPGIDGDPSVLAERVMGGGVIELVTNYCTHNLAYRLADLKIPATFDFKPTGTHTWGYWQDDLHNSWPMIARSMGI is encoded by the coding sequence ATGAGGAGTTCGCGGGTCGAGCGTGCCCGAGTGCTCGCGGCTGCAGTGGTCGTGTCCGCCGCTTCGCTGCTCGCGGTGCCGGCCGCCGCATCCGCCGCCAGCGGCACCACCGCCGCGGCGAACGCCACCGGCGCCCACCTGGTGAGCAGCACCGAGAACTCCGACCGCAAGGTCACCATCTCGGTCTACTCGCCGTCGATGGACCGCGACATCCCCCTCGAGGTCATCCGCCCCGCCGACCGCAGCCAACCCCGACCGACGCTGTACCTGCTCAACGGCGCAGGCGGCGGCGAGGACTCGGCCACCTGGCAGCGCAGGACCGACGTCATGGACTTCTTCGAGGACAAGAACGTCAACGTCGTCACGCCGCTCGAGGGCGCGTTCAGCTACTACACCGACTGGCAGAAGGACGACCCCACGCTGGGCCGTCAGAAGTGGCAGACGTTCCTGCTCGAGGAACTCCCACCTGTCGTCGACGCCGAGTTCGGCACCGACGAGGTGCAGTCCATCGCAGCGATCTCGATGACCGCGACCTCGGTGCTCAATCTCGCCATCGCCAAGCCCGGCTTCTACAGGAGCGTCGGCTCGTACAGCGGCTGCGCCGAGACCAGCACGTGGGCCGGCCAGAACGCCATTCAGGCGGTCACCGGTATCCGCGGTGGCGCCGACATCTCCAACATGTGGGGACCGCTCGACGGACCCGGCTGGGCCGAGAACGACCCTGTCGTCAACGCCGAGAAGCTGCGCGGCACAGAGCTCTACATCACCAGTGCCTCCGGCCTACCCGGTCCGCACGAGACGCTCGACGGTCCCGGGATCGACGGTGATCCGTCCGTGCTCGCCGAGCGTGTGATGGGCGGCGGTGTGATCGAGTTGGTCACCAACTACTGCACCCACAACCTCGCGTACCGCCTCGCCGACCTGAAGATCCCGGCCACGTTCGACTTCAAGCCCACCGGCACCCACACCTGGGGCTACTGGCAGGACGACCTGCACAACTCGTGGCCGATGATCGCCCGGTCCATGGGAATCTAG
- a CDS encoding low molecular weight phosphatase family protein, with amino-acid sequence MQLLFVCTGNICRSPTAERLTAAWASRTGTADLTASSAGTRAVVGSGLEPTAAQILSTLGGDPDGFVARRLTPAIAGGADLVLAMTESHRDAVLRIAPRQFKRTFTLLEAAHLAATIGSATVAELAAARGTIPRPVIADVPDPIGQSATVFGDVGNVIDKALLDLLPRLRR; translated from the coding sequence ATGCAGCTGCTGTTCGTATGCACCGGCAACATCTGTCGCTCCCCCACCGCCGAACGCCTCACCGCCGCCTGGGCGTCCCGCACCGGCACCGCCGATCTCACCGCGTCCAGCGCAGGCACCCGGGCCGTCGTCGGATCGGGTCTCGAACCCACGGCAGCACAGATCCTTTCGACGCTGGGCGGGGACCCCGACGGCTTCGTCGCGCGACGGCTCACGCCGGCGATCGCGGGCGGCGCCGATCTGGTCCTGGCGATGACGGAGTCGCACCGAGACGCGGTTCTCCGGATCGCTCCCCGCCAGTTCAAACGGACGTTCACGCTGCTCGAGGCCGCGCACCTGGCGGCGACGATCGGTTCGGCCACCGTCGCCGAACTCGCGGCCGCGCGCGGCACCATCCCGCGCCCGGTTATCGCCGACGTCCCCGACCCGATCGGGCAGAGCGCGACCGTGTTCGGGGACGTCGGCAATGTGATCGACAAGGCCCTTCTGGACCTACTTCCCCGTCTGCGCCGCTAG
- a CDS encoding Hsp70 family protein — protein MGGVLGISVGAEFVRLVRSQRAGIAGVSPTFERRTVAVAGRIPEEAAADAVGVALAEMADSGAPVGVTVAYGDEAQAAALDAAMRTAGITDFRLIPEPTAALERLGSDGRLAGARTIVLYDLGRTGLTVSVVDRYTGSVTASERTDTLRCDRLGRLPRETFGMAARPAIEESAELIGELAAQVELLPEAVVLLGGGAYIPEVRAVLAERSAVPIVVPEHPEFVVAGGAALLAAPVTKPRRSTRPAHRAVSRRQVSGAGLAGAALVAIAVTGFGLGYGKTVFGSEAGASTETSTASVPSIGVRSSQEPTTPPPPPSSEPPVTTTEVAQQPAPDPGYRAVPPPTTAPAPAPLFPGLDIQLPALPALPQVQLPPMPVLPGLPPLPKL, from the coding sequence ATGGGTGGGGTTCTCGGAATTTCGGTGGGGGCCGAATTCGTGCGGCTGGTGCGCTCCCAGCGTGCCGGTATCGCGGGGGTCTCGCCGACGTTCGAACGTCGGACGGTCGCCGTCGCCGGCCGCATCCCGGAGGAGGCCGCGGCGGATGCGGTCGGTGTGGCGCTGGCGGAAATGGCGGACTCGGGGGCGCCTGTCGGGGTGACCGTCGCATACGGCGACGAGGCGCAGGCCGCTGCGCTCGACGCGGCGATGCGCACCGCGGGGATCACGGACTTCCGGCTGATTCCGGAACCCACCGCCGCGCTCGAGCGACTGGGCAGCGACGGTCGGCTCGCGGGGGCCCGGACGATCGTGCTGTACGACCTGGGGCGCACCGGGCTGACCGTGAGCGTGGTCGACCGCTACACCGGCTCGGTGACGGCGTCCGAGCGCACGGACACTCTGCGATGCGATCGACTCGGACGACTGCCACGTGAAACATTCGGCATGGCCGCCCGGCCCGCGATCGAGGAGTCGGCCGAGCTGATCGGGGAGCTGGCGGCGCAGGTCGAGTTGCTGCCCGAGGCCGTGGTGCTGCTGGGCGGGGGCGCCTACATCCCCGAGGTGCGGGCGGTGCTCGCCGAGCGGTCGGCGGTGCCGATCGTGGTGCCCGAGCATCCGGAGTTCGTGGTGGCCGGCGGAGCGGCGCTTCTGGCCGCGCCGGTGACGAAGCCGCGACGGTCGACGCGGCCGGCCCACCGGGCGGTCTCCCGCCGGCAGGTGAGCGGGGCGGGTCTGGCGGGGGCCGCGCTCGTCGCCATCGCGGTCACCGGGTTCGGGCTCGGCTACGGCAAAACGGTTTTCGGGTCGGAGGCGGGGGCCTCGACGGAGACGTCGACCGCGAGCGTTCCGTCGATCGGTGTGAGGTCGTCGCAGGAGCCCACCACGCCACCGCCGCCGCCGTCGTCGGAACCGCCCGTCACCACCACGGAGGTTGCGCAGCAGCCGGCACCGGACCCCGGATACCGTGCGGTGCCGCCCCCCACGACCGCGCCGGCTCCGGCCCCGCTCTTCCCTGGCCTGGACATCCAGCTGCCCGCACTGCCCGCACTCCCGCAGGTTCAGCTGCCGCCGATGCCGGTCCTTCCCGGACTACCGCCGCTGCCGAAGCTCTGA
- a CDS encoding YibE/F family protein has product MTSELSTDRKQDPSRVRGHGHGHGHGHGHFDGPIPVGPTAARVVVGLLVAIATAVVVGAVILWPNKQQVEIPLPFQNAGGGAVTTEAGTIVAQEIAPCGSPSAGRAFSGEPAPSAATGSDISCRRSVVAIESGPNAGTRTLLEIVPGPGQPALSLGEHIRLVRQTDSTGTPIYSFNDYSRGLPLALVVAAFAVAIIAVARWRGVRALLGLVIAFGVLVVFTLPALLDGKPAMPVALVSGAAILFAVLYLAHGVNLRTSSALLGTLASMLVAAVLSTIAIDMTHLTGLSEEQNTDVQAYIQHVSITGLLLAGFIIGSLGVLNDVTITQASAAFELASIDESATRRTIFASAMRVGRDHIASTVYTLVLAYAGGALPLLLLFTVAGGSLGDVLTGDAVAIEIVRASVGGIALALSVPLTTAIAALLARPRIGVPAGQRRRGGRHAR; this is encoded by the coding sequence ATGACATCCGAGTTGTCGACCGATCGTAAGCAGGATCCGAGCCGCGTCCGCGGACACGGGCACGGGCACGGGCACGGGCACGGCCATTTCGATGGGCCGATCCCGGTCGGCCCCACCGCTGCACGTGTCGTCGTGGGCCTCCTCGTCGCGATCGCGACCGCCGTCGTCGTCGGAGCCGTCATTCTCTGGCCGAACAAACAGCAGGTCGAGATCCCGCTGCCGTTCCAGAACGCCGGTGGCGGCGCCGTCACCACCGAGGCCGGGACGATCGTCGCGCAGGAGATCGCGCCGTGCGGCAGTCCGTCTGCGGGCCGGGCATTCTCGGGCGAACCCGCGCCGTCCGCGGCGACGGGTAGTGACATCAGCTGCCGTCGCAGCGTGGTCGCCATCGAATCAGGACCCAACGCGGGGACTCGAACCCTTCTCGAGATCGTCCCGGGTCCCGGACAGCCGGCACTGAGCCTCGGCGAGCACATTCGACTTGTCCGGCAGACGGATTCGACCGGAACCCCGATCTATTCGTTCAACGACTATTCACGCGGGCTGCCGTTGGCGCTCGTCGTCGCCGCGTTCGCGGTGGCGATCATCGCGGTTGCCCGATGGCGCGGCGTGCGCGCGCTGCTGGGGCTGGTGATCGCGTTCGGGGTCCTGGTCGTGTTCACACTCCCCGCTCTCCTGGACGGCAAACCCGCGATGCCCGTCGCCCTCGTCTCCGGCGCGGCGATCCTCTTCGCCGTGCTGTACCTGGCTCACGGAGTGAACCTGCGCACGAGCTCCGCCCTGCTCGGGACGCTCGCGTCGATGCTCGTGGCGGCGGTGCTGTCCACGATCGCCATCGACATGACGCACCTGACCGGGCTGTCGGAGGAACAGAACACCGACGTGCAGGCCTACATCCAGCACGTGAGCATCACGGGACTCCTGCTGGCCGGCTTCATCATCGGCTCGCTGGGTGTGCTGAACGACGTCACGATCACGCAGGCGTCGGCCGCGTTCGAACTCGCGTCGATCGACGAATCGGCCACCCGCCGGACCATCTTCGCGTCGGCGATGCGGGTGGGACGCGACCACATCGCGAGCACCGTCTACACCCTCGTGCTGGCCTACGCCGGCGGCGCGCTTCCCCTGCTACTCCTCTTCACCGTGGCGGGTGGCTCCCTCGGCGACGTCCTGACGGGCGACGCGGTCGCGATCGAGATCGTGCGGGCGTCGGTGGGTGGCATCGCGCTCGCCCTCTCCGTTCCGCTCACCACCGCCATTGCGGCGCTGCTGGCCCGTCCGCGGATCGGCGTGCCGGCCGGGCAGCGACGACGCGGCGGACGTCACGCCCGCTGA